The following DNA comes from Anopheles arabiensis isolate DONGOLA chromosome 3, AaraD3, whole genome shotgun sequence.
CCaagataaaaattaatttactataaaagaaaaatgcatAATTGGCGAATATTCATTAAGTATTTTCATataaaacgagatttaaacatTCTCATTACCAAAAGTAACGTCAAAATGGACCTCAACAACGTTATTTAcgagcaatgcggcccgcgaattgaaaagtttggagacccctgatctAGATTGTAGTATCTCGAATAATGATGTTTTCAATAGTGATGAtcgataaaataattaacacaaCATTAACattatcatcacacacactaTACATATAGCTGAACCATGAGTACAATCTGTCTTTTTCCGCTGAATTTATAAATTGAGACAtagtatttatttgttttaaaactttttgatagtatttttatttttcgcagatttttttacttaaaagaatttcatatttttcttgGTTTAGgtgtttcattgttttatagagccagcaaataataaaactggATTAAGAAAACTAAATATCTTGCTCTCAATACCAAACTAAGCCAATACATGACATAAACTTCTTTttatgaataatattttacataaaaatattattgttatataaataataactattaaaataacaaaattacattattatataaattattataaattatgCTGTATATGatcttgttttaaatttgtatGAAAGTAagatttttattaaatgtCACGCGTGTATTTAATTTCTTGTATGAAGAAAATatatacaaaacacaaaaaagttaCTTGGAAAATATTGTTAACTGTTATAGTATTTGGAGTTAGTTCATACAAGGATGAGcataattaataaaatgtttcTTAATACAATGATATCTAAGTCATAAAAAACACCATGTccatggaatggaatggagaaCTTTGGAACAACGCGGCCAAAGCCAACAAGTTTTTGGTCAGCGCCAATAAATGGAAACATCATAATCGTACGAGATTAAACCATCGAAACTTTTAtcggtgttgttttgctcGAAACGACGCTAAAGTCGTATTTCTATCTCTATTATATGTTTTGCACCATCGCCACATTCATACGcccattttcttttcttcagcCACGAAAGCAAACCATTCGACAAAAGCAAAGGAGCAAAGTCGAAAACGACCGTATGTTGGAGTCAGCTCATCTGCCCCTCGTCGTTCCATGAGTCAATTGTTTCGGTAAAGCGATTTCCTTCCCACCCACAGGACGTCTATTGTTTCGCAAGAAGCAGCTTCGTTTTATCGGTCTACTTAACCAGGTTCTTTATAGGGTGATCTCAATGGCTACCGGTAGTGGGGTCAAGTAGGATGACGAAACCAGACAAGATGGAACGATTTTCTTTTGTGGCGATCTGTTTGCCACTCTGTCTCTATTTGGATGGAATGTTGAAGTTGTTTGTATGTACTTCTATATGCTCTCTAGTCTTTCAACtgtacagcaacaaaaaatcttgCGAAATACAACTTAAATTATTTCACACAGAAACTATATTTTGACAATATATTCGGATAGAATCTTATATATATGGACTAACACAATAATAATTGATAAAACTGTTTTTACTGTTTAAGCTATTGTTTGActaatcctttttttgtatgtaaaatTATTATCCTGATTATATATGAAAAGTATGATAAAAACTATACAGTTTTAGAAAACGtgtatttcattattaaacctaataatttttcttttagatactagtttcaaatatttttttttttcaaatagtCCTTTTATGTACGCTCTTTATGCATGTTTATGTGCATGTTCTGATGAAAGATATGTGCAACAGTTACACGGATACCCTTATGCTCACCTATACGATTGTAGTTTACccatttttctttaataatcATACACGTTGATGTAAAAGTGTAATTCCAATATGTTTGTGCTAGTCAATGCTTCAACTATCTTCATTTCCACCTTCCACAGTCCTGGACGTCCTTGTTGTGGCCAAGCATTCGAGTCAAATATAACGTCCTTTACAACAAGCGCTCTTGCCCCGATGGGACATTCATTGTCTAGGGGTAGGTTTTCTATAACGTCTTCCAAGTAATCACGATACTCGTTTAGCATGTAGCTATTAAAGTCACATATGCCCAGTATTGGTAGCTTGTACGGCGTTCTGGTAAACTGATTGTTTCCCAAGGAACTATGATAAATTTCTgtaaaaagctaaaaaaacgATAGTTGATGTTTAATTCGAACGTATTAGTTGACTCTAAATTTTCACTGTAGTTAGTTAAACTTACCAAATAATTATTTCCAATATCCTTAAGAAACGTTATATTGCCACGCAAACCATGTTGATTTAGATTTATTTTAGCAACCCAAATGTTGCTGACAGCCATCGATGaattttgcacattttccacCCTATGATATTGCACTTCCATTTTACAATCAGCAAGTACGAGAAGAAACCAAAGAAACACTGTTAGGCAAATTGGTAGGTATTCCATTGTAGCTAAACCAAATGTATAGCGTATTGCTTTGTGTCGGATTAATGCTAGTTGCAAATGTGTCTATTTATATATTGTGCTGTCGTTTATATAGAATAAGGTGAGCCAAATTATATGCTACAATTAAATAATTACCACTAATGACATACAATCATTTGATAGGTCTTAAAATAATCCAGCCGTATTGTAGTGCTTGTTGATTATTATCATTGGACTGACACACAAAACCTGTACAGTTCAACGCAATTGTTGGCTTAGATCAGTCAATATCATGTGT
Coding sequences within:
- the LOC120902311 gene encoding uncharacterized protein LOC120902311 → MEYLPICLTVFLWFLLVLADCKMEVQYHRVENVQNSSMAVSNIWVAKINLNQHGLRGNITFLKDIGNNYLLFTEIYHSSLGNNQFTRTPYKLPILGICDFNSYMLNEYRDYLEDVIENLPLDNECPIGARALVVKDVIFDSNAWPQQGRPGLWKVEMKIVEALTSTNILELHFYINVYDY